TTTGATAGCTTAAATATCTTCCCATATCAGATCAACCCGCACTTCATAAGTGGCAAGCTAGCAGGCCATAACGGCGAGAGCAGAGAGGAGAGGTTGGAGGAATTTTTAATAGCTAATCCAAAAGAGACTATTTACGCTTTGCCTGAAGGTACGGCTCTGCTCATAGAGGGTGGCGAGGCCCAGGTCATAGGACACAGTGAAATTTTAAAATTTGAGTATCAAAAAGAGATAGAAAAAATAGAAGTTGGAACTAAATTTAAAATCTAAGCAAGGAGAGAGGTATGGAAACATTTAAGCTAATTGCTGCCATTCTTGGCATCGCAGCTGTTGTGGCACTTCTTGTCTTAAAAAAAGAGACAAGAACGGTGCTAATAGGTGTTGGTTTGGTGCTTTGTATAATCGCACTAAAACCAATGGGGGCACTAAGTGCTTTTACTGACTATATGACTAAAGCAGGGCTTATAAAAGCTATATGTGCCAGTATGGGTTTTGCTTTTGTTATGAAATATACAATGTGCGATAAACACCTTGTTGCGCTTCTTACAAAGCCACTTAAAAATGTGGGCTTTATCTTGATCCCTGCAACAACCGTGCTAACTTATTTTATAAATATCGCTATTCCTTCAGCTGCAGGATGCTCCGCCGCTGTTGGTGCGACACTTATACCGCTTCTAATGGCCTCAGGTATCCGCCCAGCTATGGCTGGTGCTGCTGTTTTTGCAGGGACATTTGGTGGAGTTTTAAGCCCAGGATCGGCTCACAACGTCTATGTGACTGATCTTGTTAAAAAGACGGTTGAGGGCTACACAGTTCAAGATGTCATAAAAGTGCAAATTCCAAGTGCATTTACTGCTCTTGTTATCGTAGTGATCGCATTAGTTATTGTTGCGATACTACTTAAAGACTATCAAAAAAATACAAATTTCACTCTTGAAAGTAGTGCTGCTAGCGAAGAGAAGCCACTATTTAAAGTAAATTTCATCTACGCCATTATGCCTCTAGTTCCACTTGTTATCTTGGTTATTGGTGGAACAAGCCTTGCGAAAGATTATAGCTTTCTTGCGTGGACAAAGATGGGCGTTGCTGAGGCGATGATACTAGGTGCTATCATAGCTATTTTTGCTACGCTTACAAATCCGCAAAAGATCACAAAAGAATTTTTTAACGGAATGGGCCACGCTTATGCTGATGTTATGGGTATCATCATCGCAGCTGGTGTCTTTGTCGCTGGCCTAAAGGCATGTGGAGCCGTTGATGTGGTCATCGCATGGCTAAAAACAGATCAAAGTTACGTTAAATTTGGCGGAACGTTTGTGCCATTTATCATGGGTATAGTTACAGGTTCAGGCGACGCCGCTACATTTGCATTTAACGAAGCTGTCACAACAAACGCCGCTGCACTTGGCTTTGAGCAAGATAAGCTTGGTATGGCCGCAGCTATTGCTGGTGCTTTAGGTAGATCGGCTTCCCCGATCGCTGGTGCTGCTATCGTTTGTGCAGGCATTGCGATGGTTAGTCCAGTTGAAATCGCTAAAAGAACATTTTTAGGTATGTTTATCTCTGTTGTAGCGATTGCATTTTTTGTCATCTAAAAGGATGAAAAATGGATATCGTAGAGAGGTTTTTAAACTACACAAAATTTAACACTACAACAAATAAAGAGAATGGACTAAAAGGTGTCATGCCTTCTAATCCAACCGAGTACGAGCTGGCTAAGTTTTTAAAAGAAGAGCTTAGCTCGCTAGGCATAAAAGATATCATCTTACAAGATAATGCTATCTTGATAGCAAAAATTCCTGCAAACTGTGAAAATGCTCCAAGTATCGCCTTTTTTGGGCACTTAGATACAAGTAGTGAGCAAAAAAATGATACTAAAGCCAAGATAGTAAAATACACAGGTGGTGACATCTGCCTAAACGAAGAGCAGAGCATTTATCTAAAATTTAGTGACAACCCAGAGCTTAAAAAATACGTTGGCGACGATATAGTCGTGACTGATGGTACTAGTCTGCTTGGGGCTGATGATAAGGCGGCGATCGCAAGTATCGTAAATATGGCTAGCTATTTTATGCAAAATCCTGATGTAAAGCACGGCAAAATCGTGATCTGCTTCGTGCCAGATGAAGAGCAGGGCTTGCTTGGTGCAAAGGCGCTTGATGTAAATTTGCTGGGAGCAGATTTTGGCTACTGCCTAGACTGCTGCGAGATAGGCGAGCTAATATATGAAAACTGGAATGCGGCTGACTGCACAATGGTCTTTAAAGGCGTTTCGGCTCATCCAATGAATGCAAAGGGTAAGCTTGTAAATTCGCTACTTCTTGCGCATAAATTTATCTCGCTTTTGCCAGGCGGCGAAGTGCCAGAGTGCACCGAGGGCAAAGAGGGCTATTTCTGGGTGAAAGAGCTTAGCGGAAATAGTGCGAAAACAACTCTTAAGATCGATATAAGAGAATTTGACGAGATTAAGTTTCAAAAAAGGCTTGAGTTCTTAAGCGATATGGCAAATTCTTTTAACAAAATTTATGGTGAGCGTTGTGAGATTACGCTAAAAACACGCTATGAAAACGTCTTTAAATTTTTAAAAGACGAAAACTCACTTCCGATAAAACTAGCAAAAGATGCCTTTAGCGAGCTAAATATCACGCCAAATATAAAGCCGATGCGTGGTGGATATGACGGCGCTGTGATATCTGCAAAAGGTGTGCCAACGCTAAATTTATTCACAGGGGCAAATAACTTTCACTCCGTCTTCGAGTATTTGCCAGTTAGCAGTCTAAAAGCTGCTAGCGAAGTCATCAAAAAAATCGTAATTAACGCTGCTAAATAAACTTCATAAAAGCCTAGATTTAGTAAATTTAGGCTTTAAATTTTACTTTCAGGATAAGAATGAAGGCTTTAGCTTTGTTTAGCGGAGGGCTTGATAGCATGCTCTCAATGAAATTAATAAGTGATCAAAACATCGAAGTGGTCGCACTTTATATGGATACTGGATTTGGCGTAGATGAAGAAAAACATGAAATTTTAAGACGCCGTGCAGCTTTGGCCGGAGCTAGCTTAAAAGTGGTTGATATGAGAAATGAGTATCTTCGTGATGTGCTTTTTAACCCAAAATACGGCTATGGCAAGCAGTTTAACCCTTGTATTGATTGTCACGGATATATGTTTAAAACAGCTCTAAATATGCTAAAAAGTGAAAATGCAAATTTCATCATTACGGGCGAAGTTTTGGGTCAAAGACCGATGAGTCAGCGTAGGGACGCACTCTTTCAGGTTAAGCGCCTAGCTGATGACGAGGATGATCTAGTGCTTCGTCCGATGTGCGCTAAGCTCTTGCCACCAACTAAGCCAGAGCGCGAGGGCTGGGTCGATAGAGAGAAGCTGCTTGATATAAGCGGGCGCGATAGAAAGCCGCAGCTTGCTTTGGCAAAGGAATTTGGCTTTGAGGACTTTGCAACGCCTGGGGGCGGATGTTTGCTAACGATCGAGAGTTTTGCTGTGAAGATAAAGGATTATCTAAATTTTGATAAAGAGATGCGAGATATCGATGTAACGTGGCTAAAACTTGGTAGGCATCTGCGCTTGCCAGATGGTGCAAAAATGATAATAGGACGTGACGAGAGCGATAATAACGCTCTTTTAGCGCATCCAAATGATAAATTTGATCAAGTAAATTTTAAAGAGAGTGATGACATCGTAGGAGCCGTTAGCTTCATAAGCAAAAATGCTAGTAAAGCTGATAAAGAGCTAGCTGCAAGGCTTGCATTAGCTTATACAAAAGCAAGCAGAGAAAATAAATTTGAAGTTAGCATCGATAGCGAGAAATTTAGTATCACACCCGAGGATAAATCTCTAGCTCAAAATTATTTCGTAAAATAGATATTTTATCGATTCTTGGTGCTTTTACTTTGTGTTTGTAGATAAAGATGGTTTTTATCTACAAATAAGTTTAAAAATTATATAATCCGAAACTTATTTTAAAGTGTCACGGTAGCTCAGCTGGTTAGAGCGCTGGTCTCATAAGCCGGAGGTCGGGAGTTCAAGTCTCCCCCGTGACACCATAGATGTCCTACTTATCGATACTTTAACTGCCCTTTTTGCAGTTTCCCTTTCTTTAAAATTTCCTAAAAGTATGGTACAGTTTTTATAAAAAGTGGTACATTTTTTCAGGATAGATTTATTTTACAAGATGATTTCTATAAATTTGCTTTTATTTTTACTGATAGATAAAATTTTTATCTCAAAGTGAACAAACTTAAATTTATCTCACTCTTAAATTTTCGGCACAACTTTTGCTTACTCTTTGAAGCTAAATTCAAGGAGTAAGCTATGAAAATCTCTTATAACTCCATCTTAACAAAACAACACTACCAAAAACATACAAAAAGCGAAGGCTTTGCAAGCTTCTTACCTAACACTACAAATATAAATTCAATCAGCCAAACCACTACTCCTAAAAATGACTTTGTTTCATCTAGTAGTATCGACTCTCTTTATCAGGCTAAATTTACTTCACAAGAGGGTTACGGATATAGTGTAGATGCTAAAGGATTTATGGGGGTTGATTTTAACAAGGCTGCAGGCCTGCCACAGGACTTTAAAATCCACAAAAGCACACTTGATGCGATAGTGCTGCACAATCAAAAGCACCCAAATAGTATAAATTTTTCAATGGAAACAAAAAAAGATAATGCGCTCTTTGGAGAGGATAGTTTTGCAAATATCGATCTAGCAAATACCATCAAGCAATACTATAAAATTTTTGATCAAATTTCAGCTGGAGTTATTAGTAAAGGTAAAGAGTTTTACTCAAATGAAGATCTAGCAAAGATGCCAAAGGGCTACTTTTCAAAAGATAAAAAAATAGAGCATTATGAATACCTAATGGGTAGGATGACTAGCGATGAGCTAGATGGGCTAACTGATAGGAGTAATGAGAAGGTAACTCATATCTTTAGGACAACTCAAGAGGCAGAAGATGCACATAGGCTGTGGGATGATCTAAGCGATATAAATGTAGAAGTTAATGGAAATTTCCTTGACTTTTCTCCAGAAGTGATGACAACTGAGCATACTATCCCTTATATGTGGGTTAGTAGTGCTGGATATGACTTTAAGCCTGATATGTCTGTATATGACAATGAACAAGGCTATACAAAGGAGCAAATCTTTGTAGCATTTTTAAAAAACGAGCAAGGTCTTGTGCTGCAAGGTGGTACAACAAGGATAACCGATGAGGCTCGCAATGTATATAGAGACAAACTCATACTTACAAAGCAAGATAGAAGCGAGATAGGCATACCAAAGGCTTATTATGATGAGATACTATCTGGTAAGAAAGATCTAAAAGATATACTAGCTAGGATTTTAAAGCTTAGAAATTTAGAGCTTAAAAAAGATCAAACGCTTGAGGGGCTAGCAAATAAAATAATGGACGTTTTAAAAGAATTTGATGAGAGGACGAAGACAAGAGAGCTTTAAAAATATAACATAGTAGGCATTCGCTCTAAGCCCTTTTAGCCCCCATACTACTAAACATTTTTTATATTTGCCGATATAAGCTATATATTTTAAAAGGATTTAAAATGACGATATCACCAAATTTAGAGCCCATAAATATAAATCTACCCAAAGATATGATCTATTCAAGGGTCCTTCTTGGTGTAGATAGAGTGCAAACTTTAGACAACATAAATTTAAAGTCTGAGCTTAAAGACATCGCTACTAAGCTCATCTCAAATAGCACCTACTCTATCATCCAAAGTGCTAGCACCAGTGGCGTGAAGTCAGAGTATGCTAAAGCAGACAACGGAACAAACGATGCTTTTTCTTACGTGGATATCCAGCGGAGAAACTGGGACAAAAAGGACTTTGAAAACAAATATCTCTTTGGCGAAGATGCCTCAGCACTAAGGAAAGTGGATCAAACTAGCACCTATTTTTCATCTATAAATTCAAAAACTCCCATTAAGCCCATTGCGGCAGCAGATACTAAATTTACAAATTTAAATGACTACGCCTATGAAAAAACGATAAAAACTTCACTGGGTGATGTAGAGGTCTTTTTGGATCTTTATAACGATAATGACAAACTAGGCATAGGCAAGCTAGATGCAAATGGATTTTTATTTAACTTTGATAGCAACAAGGACGGAGTGATAAATTCTGGTGATAAATACTTTGATAAGCTAAAAGTTAGAGGCTACGATAAAGACGGAAATGAGAAAATTTTCAAACTAAGCGAAGTTGTAAGCGAGATAAACCTTAACGACTTTATCAAAAAAGATATTAGAAATTTAAGCCATGAGGCTATGGACTTTGCTAGCAAAAACACGGTTGATTACAGAGTTAGTTTAAATAACTCAAACCCTTATACTCTATTTTCAGCCGAATATCGCTACCAAAAGATAGACAAAGAAGAGACTAATAAATTTTTCAAAGACCATGCAGACAAAGACGGCTGGGTAGATCTTAGGGATAATAAGATATTTAACGAAGAGAGCGGCTTAAATAACTTTGCCTATGAGAAAGTTGGCTTTGACGGCAAGAAAAAGCTTAGCGAGTTTAACCCTATCATAAAGCCTTCTGGGCCTAAACAAGATGAGAGCTTTTCATACGCAGGCTATCAAAAAGATAGCTTTATGAAATTTTATAACGACTACCAAAAAGAGTCTAGCGCTCACAGCAAAGACGTAGAGTGGATAAGCAAAAATTTAAAAGAAAATGATGTAGAAGACGCAGATGATCTCATCTCAAAGCTAAAAGTCACAAAGTCATCTTATATAATCGCTATGGAGAGTGAGTTTGAAAAAGCGACTGGACTGGAGTTTAGCCTAGAAAATTTAGAAAGAGCAAAGCATGCTTTTGAGAGTGATACTAGCAAGGCAGCAGCTGCGCTAAAGGACACAGACAGCGTAATAGCTATGAAGCTAAACAAAAATGGCACGATCACGCTTAAATTTGATAGCGGAAGAGAGCTAGAGGTAAAAGAAATTTATAGCGACACTGGCAAGCTAATCAGCAAAGATGACAAGGATAGCAAAAGAGCAAGTATAAATTTAGATGCTAAGAGCATGAATGATGTAGAGCTAAATAGACTTGACTTTAAAGATATAGGCATAAAGCAAGATGAGAAGATATCTAGCCTAAAAGAGCTTGGAGCAAAGCTGGTTAAAAACCTCTCTGATAAAT
This is a stretch of genomic DNA from Campylobacter concisus. It encodes these proteins:
- a CDS encoding Cj0814 family flagellar-dependent secreted protein, coding for MKISYNSILTKQHYQKHTKSEGFASFLPNTTNINSISQTTTPKNDFVSSSSIDSLYQAKFTSQEGYGYSVDAKGFMGVDFNKAAGLPQDFKIHKSTLDAIVLHNQKHPNSINFSMETKKDNALFGEDSFANIDLANTIKQYYKIFDQISAGVISKGKEFYSNEDLAKMPKGYFSKDKKIEHYEYLMGRMTSDELDGLTDRSNEKVTHIFRTTQEAEDAHRLWDDLSDINVEVNGNFLDFSPEVMTTEHTIPYMWVSSAGYDFKPDMSVYDNEQGYTKEQIFVAFLKNEQGLVLQGGTTRITDEARNVYRDKLILTKQDRSEIGIPKAYYDEILSGKKDLKDILARILKLRNLELKKDQTLEGLANKIMDVLKEFDERTKTREL
- a CDS encoding argininosuccinate synthase domain-containing protein; the encoded protein is MKALALFSGGLDSMLSMKLISDQNIEVVALYMDTGFGVDEEKHEILRRRAALAGASLKVVDMRNEYLRDVLFNPKYGYGKQFNPCIDCHGYMFKTALNMLKSENANFIITGEVLGQRPMSQRRDALFQVKRLADDEDDLVLRPMCAKLLPPTKPEREGWVDREKLLDISGRDRKPQLALAKEFGFEDFATPGGGCLLTIESFAVKIKDYLNFDKEMRDIDVTWLKLGRHLRLPDGAKMIIGRDESDNNALLAHPNDKFDQVNFKESDDIVGAVSFISKNASKADKELAARLALAYTKASRENKFEVSIDSEKFSITPEDKSLAQNYFVK
- the dcuC gene encoding C4-dicarboxylate transporter DcuC, producing the protein METFKLIAAILGIAAVVALLVLKKETRTVLIGVGLVLCIIALKPMGALSAFTDYMTKAGLIKAICASMGFAFVMKYTMCDKHLVALLTKPLKNVGFILIPATTVLTYFINIAIPSAAGCSAAVGATLIPLLMASGIRPAMAGAAVFAGTFGGVLSPGSAHNVYVTDLVKKTVEGYTVQDVIKVQIPSAFTALVIVVIALVIVAILLKDYQKNTNFTLESSAASEEKPLFKVNFIYAIMPLVPLVILVIGGTSLAKDYSFLAWTKMGVAEAMILGAIIAIFATLTNPQKITKEFFNGMGHAYADVMGIIIAAGVFVAGLKACGAVDVVIAWLKTDQSYVKFGGTFVPFIMGIVTGSGDAATFAFNEAVTTNAAALGFEQDKLGMAAAIAGALGRSASPIAGAAIVCAGIAMVSPVEIAKRTFLGMFISVVAIAFFVI
- a CDS encoding response regulator, which translates into the protein MTISPNLEPININLPKDMIYSRVLLGVDRVQTLDNINLKSELKDIATKLISNSTYSIIQSASTSGVKSEYAKADNGTNDAFSYVDIQRRNWDKKDFENKYLFGEDASALRKVDQTSTYFSSINSKTPIKPIAAADTKFTNLNDYAYEKTIKTSLGDVEVFLDLYNDNDKLGIGKLDANGFLFNFDSNKDGVINSGDKYFDKLKVRGYDKDGNEKIFKLSEVVSEINLNDFIKKDIRNLSHEAMDFASKNTVDYRVSLNNSNPYTLFSAEYRYQKIDKEETNKFFKDHADKDGWVDLRDNKIFNEESGLNNFAYEKVGFDGKKKLSEFNPIIKPSGPKQDESFSYAGYQKDSFMKFYNDYQKESSAHSKDVEWISKNLKENDVEDADDLISKLKVTKSSYIIAMESEFEKATGLEFSLENLERAKHAFESDTSKAAAALKDTDSVIAMKLNKNGTITLKFDSGRELEVKEIYSDTGKLISKDDKDSKRASINLDAKSMNDVELNRLDFKDIGIKQDEKISSLKELGAKLVKNLSDKFTSKFLIGLENGKSITTKEIYNITYLENDLNFKELSSKDRLYKKIDARV
- the pepT gene encoding peptidase T produces the protein MDIVERFLNYTKFNTTTNKENGLKGVMPSNPTEYELAKFLKEELSSLGIKDIILQDNAILIAKIPANCENAPSIAFFGHLDTSSEQKNDTKAKIVKYTGGDICLNEEQSIYLKFSDNPELKKYVGDDIVVTDGTSLLGADDKAAIASIVNMASYFMQNPDVKHGKIVICFVPDEEQGLLGAKALDVNLLGADFGYCLDCCEIGELIYENWNAADCTMVFKGVSAHPMNAKGKLVNSLLLAHKFISLLPGGEVPECTEGKEGYFWVKELSGNSAKTTLKIDIREFDEIKFQKRLEFLSDMANSFNKIYGERCEITLKTRYENVFKFLKDENSLPIKLAKDAFSELNITPNIKPMRGGYDGAVISAKGVPTLNLFTGANNFHSVFEYLPVSSLKAASEVIKKIVINAAK